Proteins encoded within one genomic window of Macrobrachium nipponense isolate FS-2020 chromosome 9, ASM1510439v2, whole genome shotgun sequence:
- the LOC135218243 gene encoding uncharacterized histidine-rich protein DDB_G0274557-like, protein MKFLVIVLLAASACAGPIEKRDAEPDHGYHNHYPYYPRPYGYNHYPHKRSAEPEAEAEASPSNGYYPVYHSYPHHHGKRSADPYAYAEPYPYPYPYAEPSNNYGYYGYPGPYYG, encoded by the exons ATGAAGTTCCTG GTAATTGTGCTGCTGGCGGCTTCTGCTTGCGCTGGTCcaattgaaaagcgagatgcaGAGCCAGACCATGGGTATCACAACCACTATCCCTACTACCCAAGACCCTATGGTTACAATCACTACCCTCACAAGAGATCTGCCGAGCCAGAAGCAGAGGCTGAGGCTTCCCCCTCCAATGGATACTACCCTGTCTACCATTCTTATCCTCACCATCACGGAAAGAGGTCTGCCGATCCTTACGCTTATGCTGAGCCTTACCCTTATCCTTACCCCTATGCAGAACCTTCCAATAACTATGGCTACTATGGCTATCCTGGCCCATACTATGGTTAA
- the LOC135218424 gene encoding uncharacterized histidine-rich protein DDB_G0274557-like — MKFLVIVLAAASACAAAIEKRDAEPDHGYRNYYPYYPRPYGYNHYHHKRSAEPEPEAGYYHVYHSYPHHHEKRSANPYAYAEPYPYPYPYAEPSNNYGYYGYPGPYYSYPSYYSG, encoded by the exons ATGAAGTTCCTG GTAATTGTGCTGGCGGCGGCTTCTGCTTGCGCTGCTgcaattgaaaagcgagatgcaGAGCCAGACCATGGGTATCGCAACTACTACCCTTACTACCCAAGACCCTATGGTTACAATCACTACCATCACAAGAGATCTGCCGAGCCTGAACCAGAGGCTGGATACTACCATGTCTACCATTCTTATCCTCACCATCACGAAAAGAGGTCTGCCAATCCTTACGCCTATGCTGAGCCTTACCCTTATCCTTACCCTTACGCAGAACCTTCCAATAACTATGGCTACTATGGCTATCCTGGCCCATACTATAGCTACCCTTCCTATTACTCAGGTTAA